A window from Leptothermofonsia sichuanensis E412 encodes these proteins:
- a CDS encoding plastocyanin/azurin family copper-binding protein, whose protein sequence is MNHSVDWLNHWKHYPSILCGVLAGFLWLVGLMTPVAAIAAQVPSGDLSQQPAIETKVSLGNPENELKFVPDHLEFSSGKRYRLVLSNPSALKHYFTSKDFADNIWNQKVEAGKVEVKGAIHELELRPGAEAEWVFIPIKAGTYRLRCTIPGHAEAGMVGEIAVK, encoded by the coding sequence ATGAACCATTCAGTTGATTGGCTAAATCACTGGAAGCATTATCCATCCATTTTGTGCGGGGTGCTGGCAGGCTTCCTCTGGCTGGTGGGTTTGATGACTCCAGTGGCTGCGATCGCGGCTCAGGTTCCCTCTGGCGACCTCTCTCAGCAACCTGCGATTGAAACAAAGGTCAGTCTGGGCAACCCGGAAAACGAGTTGAAGTTTGTCCCAGATCATCTGGAATTCTCCTCAGGCAAACGTTACAGGCTGGTACTGAGTAATCCCAGTGCCTTAAAGCATTACTTCACGTCCAAGGACTTTGCTGACAACATCTGGAACCAGAAAGTTGAAGCCGGTAAGGTTGAAGTCAAAGGCGCGATTCATGAACTGGAACTTCGGCCCGGTGCTGAAGCCGAGTGGGTTTTTATTCCCATCAAAGCCGGAACATACCGCCTCCGTTGCACTATCCCCGGCCATGCAGAAGCGGGTATGGTGGGAGAGATTGCAGTGAAGTAA
- a CDS encoding MORN repeat-containing protein, producing the protein MFFLSFRLTGQLGMVAIATLVASAIDHTRDFPKANAHTQFLIASNYCEGPSRDGLVNGRGICRFPSGNRYEGELRNSRRQGRGVFIFADSTRCEGEFRNDFLNGKGICIFPSGNRYEGQFVNGKREGVGTFTFADGTRCVGEFQNDLLNGQGTCTFPSGNRYEGTFKNSQQEGRGIFTFANGTRCEGNFRDGVLNGSGVCTFPSGNRYEGEFRDGRQHGRGTYIFTNGALLEGVWREGKYFRR; encoded by the coding sequence ATGTTTTTTCTATCATTCCGCTTGACAGGGCAACTGGGAATGGTTGCGATCGCCACCCTGGTTGCCAGCGCAATCGATCATACCCGTGATTTCCCAAAGGCAAATGCACACACTCAATTCCTGATTGCCAGTAATTACTGCGAAGGTCCTTCCCGTGATGGGTTGGTGAATGGTCGAGGAATTTGTCGATTTCCCAGTGGAAACCGGTATGAGGGGGAATTGCGCAACAGCCGTCGCCAGGGACGAGGGGTATTCATCTTTGCGGATAGTACCCGCTGTGAAGGAGAGTTTCGGAATGATTTCTTGAATGGTAAAGGAATATGCATCTTTCCCAGCGGCAATCGCTACGAGGGGCAGTTTGTCAATGGTAAACGGGAGGGTGTGGGAACATTTACCTTTGCCGATGGTACCCGGTGCGTTGGCGAATTTCAAAATGACCTGCTGAACGGCCAGGGGACATGCACCTTCCCAAGTGGCAATCGCTACGAGGGAACGTTCAAGAACAGCCAGCAGGAGGGGCGGGGAATCTTCACCTTTGCCAACGGCACCCGGTGTGAAGGCAACTTTCGCGACGGTGTGCTGAATGGCTCCGGGGTATGCACTTTCCCCAGCGGCAACCGCTATGAGGGGGAGTTTCGCGATGGCAGGCAGCACGGACGCGGAACCTACATCTTTACCAACGGGGCACTTCTGGAAGGGGTGTGGAGAGAGGGTAAATACTTCAGGCGATAG
- a CDS encoding DUF3370 domain-containing protein, with amino-acid sequence MFQLLSFITLAQTVSAPVVPPTLPPPPSRPKAPPSQEVIPPQERLKPQETLQVQEIFQPQELRALPGQLDTVPVFNSNSPEVVQTEGILLSTFPPDGMRDPSAHLNFPFKGRFDVFSHHIARARNSSQTRTLFQGIILYNPSDQLIKVDVLQGATYLTRPDALFVDLPSYVEDPLGKVYAGPGSRAMNDVLRGRKHGSIPSSLIIPPGGSQMLMNLPIPVGNLTPSSNGRSSLFRLVSSGTVYVASLAMFAPLNPDGTERIPTLDEWKALLVSSSLAGPRDIPPTPMQKDYAQVIYGRVAGVAVGSEWRANVTDNPKVDYLTIPKRGQAFSYGLSTLYRGTFGTGQIQSAKLLARYPDTAYQAHGNYGIQYSLTLPLYNKTRQRETVAIALQTPLKEDRAKGGLLFFQPPENRIFFRGPVRLRYTDDQGVAQTRYIHVIMQRGQAGEPLVVLNMPPGDRRSVQIDFLYPPDSTPPQVLTVKTLETAVTAGK; translated from the coding sequence ATGTTTCAGTTGTTATCTTTTATTACCCTTGCCCAGACGGTATCCGCTCCCGTTGTTCCTCCTACCCTTCCCCCCCCTCCTTCAAGACCTAAAGCCCCTCCTTCCCAAGAGGTAATTCCACCCCAGGAGCGCTTAAAACCTCAGGAAACCCTTCAAGTTCAGGAAATCTTTCAGCCCCAGGAGTTACGCGCTCTACCAGGGCAACTGGATACTGTTCCAGTTTTTAATAGCAACAGTCCAGAGGTTGTTCAAACAGAAGGTATTTTACTTTCAACCTTTCCACCGGATGGCATGCGGGATCCATCGGCGCATTTAAACTTTCCCTTTAAAGGACGGTTTGATGTGTTCTCCCATCATATTGCCAGAGCCAGGAATTCCAGCCAGACCCGTACCCTGTTTCAAGGCATCATTTTGTACAACCCTTCGGATCAGCTGATCAAAGTGGATGTGTTGCAGGGAGCCACCTATTTAACCCGCCCCGATGCCTTGTTTGTAGACTTACCCTCCTATGTGGAAGACCCCCTGGGGAAAGTCTATGCAGGACCGGGCAGTCGGGCGATGAATGATGTGTTGCGTGGACGCAAACACGGTAGTATTCCATCGTCTCTTATTATTCCCCCCGGTGGCAGCCAGATGTTGATGAATCTGCCAATTCCAGTAGGGAATTTGACCCCTTCTTCCAATGGGCGATCGAGCCTGTTTCGGCTGGTGAGTAGTGGCACTGTTTATGTGGCGAGTCTGGCCATGTTTGCTCCGCTCAACCCGGATGGGACGGAGCGGATTCCGACGCTGGATGAATGGAAAGCACTGCTGGTCAGTAGCAGTCTGGCGGGACCCCGCGATATTCCCCCAACCCCCATGCAGAAGGATTATGCCCAGGTTATTTATGGGCGTGTTGCTGGAGTGGCTGTGGGTTCTGAGTGGCGGGCAAATGTTACGGATAATCCAAAGGTCGATTATCTGACGATTCCTAAACGGGGACAGGCTTTTTCCTATGGGCTGAGCACTTTATATCGGGGCACCTTTGGTACAGGTCAAATCCAGAGTGCCAAGCTGTTAGCCCGTTACCCCGATACCGCGTATCAGGCTCATGGCAATTATGGGATTCAATATAGTTTGACGCTACCGCTCTATAACAAAACAAGGCAGCGGGAAACGGTCGCGATCGCCCTGCAAACGCCCTTAAAGGAAGACAGAGCCAAAGGGGGGTTGTTATTCTTTCAACCGCCAGAGAATCGAATATTTTTCCGGGGGCCAGTGCGGCTTCGCTATACAGATGACCAGGGCGTTGCTCAAACCCGTTATATCCATGTGATTATGCAGCGTGGGCAGGCGGGAGAACCCCTGGTTGTTTTGAATATGCCGCCAGGTGATCGCCGCTCAGTCCAGATCGATTTTCTCTACCCTCCCGACTCTACGCCTCCCCAGGTGTTGACCGTGAAAACCCTGGAAACCGCTGTCACGGCTGGGAAGTGA
- a CDS encoding GNAT family N-acetyltransferase → MPDSFPQGYQLYSGSSLDRTLLLKFMRQTYEEMEPGEDYSHLAQTVDQYLSRETPLWWVRVTDEDLSLPLSRKQPVACLWMGTAIDQRRGDRHTHIFLLYVAPEHRRRGLGTALMRYAEAWASIKGDRQIGVQVFQANQPALNLYYSLGFRPQSLWMVKSLKSELS, encoded by the coding sequence ATGCCTGATTCCTTCCCTCAGGGTTATCAGCTTTATTCAGGCTCCAGCCTGGATCGTACTCTGTTGCTCAAGTTCATGCGGCAGACCTATGAAGAAATGGAGCCAGGAGAAGATTATTCTCACCTGGCTCAGACGGTTGACCAGTATCTTTCGCGAGAGACACCGCTCTGGTGGGTCAGGGTCACAGATGAAGACCTTTCACTGCCATTGAGTCGGAAACAACCAGTCGCCTGTCTCTGGATGGGGACTGCCATTGATCAACGGCGGGGCGATCGCCACACCCACATCTTTTTACTCTATGTCGCCCCGGAACATCGACGGCGAGGCCTGGGGACTGCCCTGATGCGCTATGCCGAAGCATGGGCAAGCATAAAAGGCGATCGCCAGATAGGGGTGCAGGTCTTTCAGGCAAATCAGCCTGCCCTCAACTTATACTACAGCCTGGGTTTCCGCCCCCAGTCGTTGTGGATGGTCAAATCGCTGAAGTCGGAATTGTCCTGA
- a CDS encoding AmpG family muropeptide MFS transporter, translating into MKEFQSLWRVFQSQKMVAILLLGFSSGLPFALTDDSFRAWMTRAQLDLSTIGWFSLVSLPYSLKFLWSPFLDRFIPPVLGRRRGWMAVSQVGLIGAILALALQMALIVNQDGQPRSLSLQLLALTALALAFLSATQDIAIDAYRADALEEREVGAGASLTILGYRIALLLTGWIAFNLADRITWHWVYGLMALLMLIGLITSFQAPEPTRNARPPETLEQAVVQPFLEFFRRQGWKQAVFTLVFIILFKLGDAMVAKMAVPFLGGKGLGFADADIGNIRQGMGLVATIVGTLAGGALLSQLGINRSLWIFGGLQAISNLGYFALAVVGKNYTALVLAVNVENFCGGLGTAGFLGFLISLCNPRFSATQFALLSSLMAVGRDFLAGPASGELAQRLTQATPSLQAIPGLAEAAEPGWALFFLITLVAAIPGLALLPFFAPWNSSNRNSFPVDENNPGSR; encoded by the coding sequence GTGAAAGAATTTCAATCTCTGTGGCGTGTCTTTCAAAGCCAGAAAATGGTAGCCATTCTGCTACTGGGTTTTTCCTCTGGTTTACCGTTTGCTTTAACAGATGACTCCTTTCGAGCCTGGATGACCCGCGCTCAACTGGATCTGAGTACCATTGGCTGGTTTAGTCTGGTCAGTCTGCCCTATTCCCTCAAGTTCCTCTGGTCGCCTTTTCTGGATCGGTTTATTCCGCCGGTTCTAGGACGCCGGCGCGGCTGGATGGCCGTATCGCAGGTGGGGCTGATTGGGGCAATTCTGGCACTCGCCCTCCAGATGGCCCTGATTGTGAACCAGGATGGGCAACCGCGATCGCTGAGTCTGCAACTGCTGGCACTCACTGCTCTGGCGCTGGCTTTTTTGAGCGCAACTCAGGACATTGCGATCGATGCCTATCGTGCCGATGCCCTGGAAGAACGAGAAGTGGGAGCCGGGGCATCCCTGACTATCCTGGGCTATCGGATTGCTCTACTGCTTACTGGGTGGATTGCCTTCAACCTGGCCGACCGCATTACCTGGCATTGGGTCTATGGTTTAATGGCGCTGCTGATGTTAATTGGGTTGATTACCTCCTTCCAGGCACCCGAACCCACCCGTAACGCCCGCCCACCCGAAACCTTAGAACAGGCAGTCGTTCAGCCATTTCTGGAATTCTTTCGTCGCCAGGGGTGGAAACAAGCCGTTTTTACCCTGGTGTTTATTATTCTGTTTAAGCTGGGAGATGCCATGGTTGCCAAAATGGCGGTTCCTTTCCTGGGGGGCAAGGGACTGGGTTTCGCCGATGCGGACATTGGCAATATCCGGCAGGGGATGGGCCTGGTTGCCACTATTGTCGGTACGCTGGCGGGTGGAGCACTGCTCAGTCAGCTTGGCATTAATCGCTCTCTGTGGATATTCGGAGGCTTACAGGCAATCAGTAACCTGGGCTATTTTGCCCTCGCCGTGGTGGGCAAAAACTATACAGCCCTGGTGCTTGCCGTCAATGTCGAAAACTTTTGTGGTGGACTGGGGACAGCCGGCTTTCTGGGATTTCTGATCAGTCTTTGCAATCCCCGGTTTTCGGCAACCCAATTTGCCCTCCTGTCCAGCCTGATGGCAGTGGGAAGGGACTTTCTGGCGGGACCTGCCAGTGGTGAACTTGCCCAGCGGCTGACGCAGGCGACTCCCTCCCTCCAGGCAATACCCGGACTGGCAGAAGCGGCTGAACCTGGATGGGCACTTTTCTTTCTAATTACCCTGGTGGCGGCTATACCAGGGCTTGCACTCCTGCCATTTTTTGCCCCCTGGAACTCATCGAACAGAAATTCCTTCCCGGTGGATGAGAACAACCCTGGCTCACGATAG
- the lexA gene encoding transcriptional repressor LexA, whose amino-acid sequence MEPLTEAQQELYDWLVEYIRANQHSPSIRQMMRAMGLKSPAPVQSRLEHLKTKGYISWDEGKARTIRLMHADSPGVPIRGAIAATGLVETFQDVEVEHLDFSNLLLNPRYFALRVRGLSMIDALIDDGDVVIMEPATDPKSIKNGTIVAAHVNGQTTLKYYSRKGSKVTLEPGNPDRDTYPIIELPASQVEIQGVLVGVWRFKRAS is encoded by the coding sequence ATGGAACCTCTTACTGAAGCCCAACAAGAGTTATATGACTGGCTTGTAGAATATATTCGGGCAAATCAGCATTCGCCTTCAATTCGGCAAATGATGCGGGCGATGGGGTTGAAATCTCCAGCGCCAGTTCAGAGTCGGTTAGAGCATCTGAAGACAAAGGGGTATATTAGCTGGGATGAAGGTAAAGCACGTACCATTCGGCTGATGCATGCCGATTCCCCCGGTGTGCCCATTCGGGGGGCGATCGCGGCAACGGGCCTGGTGGAAACCTTCCAGGATGTGGAAGTGGAGCACCTTGACTTTTCCAACCTGTTGCTGAATCCCCGCTATTTTGCACTGCGAGTCCGGGGACTGAGTATGATTGATGCCCTGATTGATGATGGGGATGTGGTGATTATGGAGCCAGCGACTGACCCGAAATCAATCAAAAATGGCACGATTGTTGCGGCCCATGTCAATGGGCAAACAACTCTCAAGTACTACAGCCGCAAGGGCAGCAAGGTTACCCTGGAACCGGGCAACCCTGACCGGGATACTTATCCGATTATTGAACTACCTGCCAGTCAGGTAGAGATTCAGGGTGTGCTGGTTGGTGTGTGGCGGTTCAAACGAGCTTCATAG
- the argF gene encoding ornithine carbamoyltransferase, giving the protein MGGLHGRDLLSLADLTADELQEVLNLAAQLKSGAVHLKCQKTLGLLFYKASTRTRVSFSAAMYQLGGQVLDLNPSVTQVSRGEPIADTARVLDRYLDILAIRTFDQRDLETFADYARIPIINALSDLEHPCQVLADLQTMQESFGSLTGLTLTYVGDGNNVAHSLMLGCAMAGVNVRVASPPNYQPLEAIVDQATAIADGRTEVIVTTDPIAATKGTHVIYTDVWASMGQEDLAESRIPIFQPYQVNEALLEHADREAIVLHCLPAHRGEEITDAVIEGPQSRVWDQAENRMHAQKALLASLLGAE; this is encoded by the coding sequence ATGGGGGGATTGCATGGGCGGGATTTGCTCAGTCTGGCGGATTTAACAGCGGATGAATTGCAGGAAGTGCTCAACCTGGCAGCCCAGTTAAAATCGGGGGCTGTTCATTTGAAGTGTCAGAAAACCTTAGGATTACTGTTTTATAAGGCATCGACACGTACCCGTGTCAGTTTTTCAGCCGCCATGTATCAGCTAGGTGGGCAGGTGCTTGACCTCAACCCCAGCGTGACCCAGGTTAGTCGGGGAGAACCCATTGCGGACACTGCCCGTGTCCTGGATCGTTACCTTGATATCCTGGCCATTCGTACCTTTGACCAGCGCGACCTGGAAACCTTTGCTGACTATGCCAGGATCCCAATCATCAACGCCCTCAGTGACCTGGAGCATCCCTGTCAGGTTCTTGCGGATTTACAAACAATGCAGGAGTCCTTTGGCTCTCTGACCGGATTGACACTAACCTACGTGGGCGATGGGAATAATGTTGCCCATTCCCTGATGCTGGGCTGCGCCATGGCAGGAGTCAATGTTCGTGTAGCTTCTCCTCCCAACTATCAACCCCTGGAAGCGATCGTTGACCAGGCAACCGCGATCGCCGATGGTCGCACAGAAGTCATTGTCACAACAGACCCCATCGCTGCCACCAAAGGCACCCATGTAATCTACACCGATGTCTGGGCAAGCATGGGACAGGAAGATCTGGCCGAAAGCCGGATCCCGATTTTTCAACCCTACCAGGTCAATGAAGCCCTGCTGGAACATGCCGATCGCGAGGCGATCGTCCTTCACTGCCTGCCTGCCCATCGGGGAGAAGAAATTACCGATGCAGTCATTGAAGGACCCCAATCCCGCGTCTGGGACCAGGCAGAAAATCGGATGCACGCTCAGAAGGCACTCCTGGCGAGTCTGTTGGGAGCGGAGTAG
- the speA gene encoding biosynthetic arginine decarboxylase, whose amino-acid sequence MVGKSGSPKVEGEKALSGLHEETTVRKRNQEASAHQTSDQTSRQALESGNGSVKKNWSIEDSEELYRITGWGEPYFSINAAGHVTVSPLGDRGGSLDLYELVNALKLRNLDLPLLIRFSDILEDRIERLNAAFAKAIARYNYDGVYRGVFPVKCNQQRHLIEALVKFGKPYQFGLEAGSKPELMIALASLKTPGALLICNGYKDREYIEMAILAQQLGKIPIIVLEQIEEVSLVIEAGRKLGIRPIVGVRAKLSSKGIGRWGTSAGDRAKFGLTIPEILETVEQLRAADLLDSLQLLHYHIGSQISSIAVIKDAIREASQIYVELAKLGANMKYMDVGGGLGVDYDGSKTNFYASKNYNIQNYANDIVAEVKEACAERNLAVPTLISESGRAIASHQSVLVFNVLGTSDAPSSPPEPLQEKEHLIIRNLYETYESISEENYQEAYHDATQFKEEAISLFNFGYVSLPERARAERLYWACCEKILGIVRQQEYVPDDLEDLEKIMASIYYVNLSVFQSAPDSWAIDQLFPIMPIHRLDEEPTKRATLADLTCDSDGKIDQFIDLRDVKHVLELHPLVEHHPYYLGMFLNGAYQEIMGNLHNLFGDTNAVHITLTPKGYQIDHVVKGDTMTEVLGYVQYNSEDLVESIRQQTEQAMQDRRISLQDSQLLLQNYERSLSRYTYLTS is encoded by the coding sequence ATGGTCGGAAAATCAGGCTCTCCCAAGGTAGAGGGTGAAAAAGCCCTGTCTGGTTTGCATGAAGAAACCACCGTCCGAAAACGCAATCAGGAGGCGTCCGCTCATCAAACCTCTGACCAGACCTCGCGGCAGGCTCTGGAGTCTGGCAACGGGTCCGTTAAAAAAAACTGGTCCATAGAAGACAGCGAAGAACTTTACCGGATTACAGGTTGGGGAGAGCCTTATTTTTCCATCAATGCAGCCGGACACGTCACCGTCTCTCCCCTGGGCGATCGCGGTGGCTCCTTAGATCTCTATGAACTGGTCAATGCCCTCAAACTTCGTAATCTTGATCTGCCCCTCCTAATCCGCTTCTCCGATATTTTGGAAGACCGGATTGAGCGCCTGAATGCGGCATTTGCCAAAGCGATCGCCCGCTATAACTACGATGGCGTTTACCGGGGCGTATTTCCGGTGAAGTGTAATCAACAGCGCCACTTAATTGAAGCACTCGTCAAGTTTGGCAAGCCCTACCAGTTTGGCTTAGAAGCGGGATCAAAACCGGAATTGATGATTGCCCTGGCCAGTCTAAAAACTCCGGGCGCACTGCTGATTTGCAATGGTTACAAAGACCGGGAATACATCGAGATGGCAATCCTGGCACAGCAACTTGGGAAAATCCCCATTATTGTGCTGGAACAAATCGAAGAAGTTTCCCTGGTCATTGAAGCCGGGCGCAAACTTGGAATCCGACCAATTGTGGGAGTTCGAGCCAAGTTGAGCAGCAAAGGAATTGGACGCTGGGGCACTTCCGCTGGCGATCGGGCCAAATTTGGGCTGACCATCCCTGAAATTCTGGAAACGGTTGAGCAACTCCGCGCCGCTGACCTGCTGGACTCACTCCAACTGCTGCATTATCACATCGGCTCCCAGATCTCCTCGATCGCGGTGATCAAGGATGCCATTCGGGAAGCCAGCCAGATCTATGTGGAACTGGCAAAACTTGGGGCGAACATGAAGTACATGGACGTCGGTGGGGGCCTGGGGGTGGACTATGACGGTTCCAAAACTAATTTCTATGCCTCTAAAAACTACAATATCCAGAATTATGCGAATGACATTGTCGCAGAGGTGAAGGAAGCCTGTGCCGAGCGAAATCTGGCTGTTCCAACCCTGATCAGTGAAAGTGGCCGGGCGATCGCCTCCCATCAGTCGGTCCTGGTATTCAACGTCCTGGGCACCAGTGATGCCCCCTCCAGCCCTCCCGAACCGCTCCAGGAAAAAGAACACCTGATCATTCGCAACCTTTACGAAACCTACGAATCCATCAGCGAAGAGAACTACCAGGAGGCTTATCACGACGCCACCCAATTTAAGGAAGAAGCCATCAGCCTGTTCAACTTTGGCTACGTCAGTTTGCCTGAACGTGCCCGTGCCGAACGGCTTTACTGGGCCTGCTGTGAAAAAATTCTGGGTATTGTGCGGCAACAGGAATACGTGCCCGATGACCTGGAAGATCTGGAAAAGATCATGGCATCCATTTACTACGTCAACCTGTCAGTGTTTCAGTCTGCACCGGATAGTTGGGCGATCGACCAGCTTTTCCCCATCATGCCCATCCACCGTCTGGATGAAGAACCCACCAAGCGTGCCACCCTGGCAGACCTTACCTGCGACAGCGACGGCAAAATTGACCAGTTCATCGATTTGCGGGATGTGAAACACGTCCTGGAACTGCACCCACTGGTAGAGCACCACCCATACTACCTGGGCATGTTTCTCAACGGTGCCTACCAGGAAATCATGGGCAACCTGCATAACTTATTCGGTGACACAAACGCCGTTCATATCACCCTCACTCCCAAGGGGTATCAGATTGACCACGTTGTCAAAGGTGACACGATGACCGAAGTTCTCGGCTATGTCCAGTACAACTCTGAAGATTTAGTCGAAAGCATTCGGCAGCAAACAGAACAGGCAATGCAAGACAGACGGATTTCGCTGCAAGACTCCCAGTTGCTTCTGCAAAATTATGAACGCAGCCTGAGCCGCTACACCTACCTGACTTCATAA
- a CDS encoding aspartate carbamoyltransferase catalytic subunit, with protein MATPIWTRRHVLSLADFTPLEYDTVLQTANSFREVLSRRTKKVPTLQGQVVTNLFFEPSTRTRSSFELAAKRLSADILNFAPGTSSLTKGETILDTAKTYLAMGTDMMVVRHKEAGVPHAIAREMDRLNVKVGVLNAGDGQHEHPSQALLDLFTICTILDPDQPRLSLLQNKKIAIVGDILHSRVARSNIWSLTASGAEVHLAGPPTLLPRLFEAFIKEPDPGSGVWGTASHPTSGTTFSRRLFLHWSLEPAIRDADFVMTLRLQKERMTSHLLPSLREYHQMFGITRDRLKLCNPAVKVLHPGPVNRGVEISSDLMDDPQFSLISQQVTSGVAVRMALLYLMGSGKA; from the coding sequence ATGGCTACTCCCATCTGGACACGCCGCCACGTCCTTTCCCTGGCTGACTTCACACCGCTGGAATACGATACTGTCTTACAAACAGCCAACAGTTTTCGAGAAGTATTGTCCCGTCGGACGAAGAAGGTTCCTACCCTACAGGGACAGGTGGTGACCAATCTTTTTTTTGAACCATCCACGCGCACCCGTAGCAGCTTTGAACTGGCAGCCAAGCGCCTTTCAGCAGATATTCTTAACTTTGCCCCAGGCACCTCTTCCCTGACTAAGGGCGAAACCATTCTGGACACGGCCAAAACCTATCTGGCAATGGGCACCGACATGATGGTGGTACGGCATAAGGAAGCAGGTGTGCCCCACGCGATCGCCCGCGAAATGGATCGGCTGAATGTCAAAGTGGGTGTCTTGAATGCGGGGGACGGTCAACATGAGCATCCATCCCAGGCATTGCTGGATCTGTTTACCATTTGCACCATCCTTGACCCTGACCAGCCGCGACTGTCTCTATTACAGAACAAGAAAATTGCGATCGTGGGGGACATCCTCCACTCCCGCGTTGCCCGTTCCAATATCTGGAGTCTTACCGCCAGCGGAGCAGAAGTTCACCTGGCAGGACCTCCGACACTGCTGCCCCGGCTATTTGAGGCGTTTATCAAAGAGCCGGATCCGGGGTCTGGGGTCTGGGGTACGGCGAGTCACCCGACATCCGGTACTACCTTCTCCCGCAGGCTGTTTCTCCACTGGTCCCTTGAACCTGCTATCCGGGATGCAGATTTTGTGATGACCCTGCGATTGCAGAAGGAGCGAATGACGAGTCATTTGTTACCCAGCTTACGCGAGTACCATCAGATGTTTGGGATCACCCGCGATCGCCTGAAGCTTTGCAACCCCGCGGTCAAAGTGCTGCATCCAGGTCCAGTCAATCGCGGTGTTGAAATTAGTTCCGATCTGATGGATGATCCCCAGTTCAGTTTAATTTCTCAGCAGGTGACCAGCGGGGTTGCCGTCCGCATGGCACTCCTTTACTTAATGGGAAGCGGCAAAGCCTGA
- the aqpZ gene encoding aquaporin Z, producing the protein MPLSKRCLAEFIGTFWLVFGGCGSAVIAASFPYTTDPAQGSNYFGLGFLGVSLAFGLTVLTMAYAIGHISGCHLNPAVSFGLFAARRFPGSELLPYIVVQVLGAIAAAGLLLLIAGGRAGGYVLEGTNPLATNGFGPHSPGGYSLLACFLAELLLTFFFLLIILGATDRRAPEALAPVAIGLALTLIHLISIPITNTSVNPARSTGPALFAGLELIGQLWLFWVAPILGAVLAGLLYYSVFETPTRQEDREVARV; encoded by the coding sequence ATGCCACTTTCAAAACGTTGTCTTGCAGAGTTTATAGGCACTTTCTGGCTTGTCTTTGGGGGCTGTGGCAGTGCTGTCATTGCAGCTTCTTTTCCCTACACAACCGATCCGGCCCAGGGGAGTAACTATTTTGGACTTGGTTTCCTGGGAGTATCCTTAGCCTTTGGCCTGACGGTGTTAACGATGGCCTACGCGATCGGTCATATCTCCGGTTGCCACCTCAACCCGGCGGTTTCCTTTGGTTTATTTGCCGCCCGGCGGTTCCCTGGGTCTGAGCTTTTACCCTATATTGTTGTCCAGGTATTAGGGGCTATTGCTGCCGCTGGACTGCTGCTACTGATTGCGGGTGGTCGTGCAGGCGGTTATGTCCTCGAAGGGACAAACCCGCTGGCAACCAATGGATTTGGTCCCCATTCTCCAGGTGGTTATTCTCTCCTGGCTTGCTTTTTGGCTGAACTGCTACTGACCTTCTTTTTTCTGCTGATTATCCTGGGTGCAACCGATCGCCGTGCTCCCGAAGCTCTGGCTCCCGTTGCAATTGGTCTGGCACTGACTCTGATTCACCTGATCAGCATTCCCATCACCAACACGTCTGTCAACCCGGCTCGTAGCACTGGTCCTGCTTTGTTTGCGGGGCTTGAACTGATTGGTCAGCTCTGGTTGTTCTGGGTTGCGCCGATTCTGGGGGCAGTCCTGGCAGGGCTACTTTATTATTCTGTGTTTGAAACTCCAACCCGCCAGGAAGATCGGGAAGTTGCTCGCGTATAG
- a CDS encoding DUF937 domain-containing protein, protein MGLFFEMLSAINNPNQQASIDQLSSLTSSVQQLADQNGIDVSTAQSVLSALGGFLRPVLQQQTGGNPALEGLLGQLGGGNLGGLVGQLAGSNLGTSALDSLIPPPLQQQIIQGIAQKTGLDAGMIQGLLPTLVPIVLKFLNMGTSTSGQGSNSLLRTFLDSDRDGDTDLGDLMKFANRFLNAQYQPV, encoded by the coding sequence ATGGGACTTTTCTTTGAAATGCTGAGTGCGATTAATAACCCCAATCAGCAAGCCAGCATTGACCAGCTCAGTTCTCTAACCAGTTCTGTTCAACAACTGGCAGATCAAAACGGGATTGATGTATCCACAGCGCAGTCGGTGCTGTCAGCTTTGGGTGGTTTTCTGCGCCCGGTGTTGCAGCAACAGACCGGAGGAAATCCGGCACTGGAAGGCCTGCTGGGTCAATTGGGCGGTGGAAATCTGGGCGGCCTGGTGGGTCAATTGGCTGGCAGTAATTTGGGAACATCCGCCCTGGACTCCCTGATTCCTCCCCCTCTGCAACAACAAATCATCCAGGGCATTGCTCAAAAGACAGGTCTGGATGCTGGGATGATTCAGGGACTTTTACCCACATTGGTTCCAATTGTGCTCAAGTTCCTGAATATGGGCACCAGTACCTCCGGGCAGGGCAGTAACTCACTGCTGAGGACCTTTCTGGATAGCGATCGCGACGGAGACACTGATCTGGGCGACCTGATGAAATTTGCCAATCGGTTCCTGAACGCTCAATATCAGCCCGTTTGA